The following is a genomic window from Hymenobacter sp. APR13.
CTGCCCGATTTGCCAGAAGTAACCCACGGCCTCGGCACCTTTTTTCTTCCACGATACCATCAACTGCGAATCCCCATGAAAACCCCGTCCCTCTTCTTCTTCTTTGCTACCTTGAGCATACTCATGGCCTTGTCCGGAGCCCTTATGATGGGCTACTATTCTGGCAGCAACGACCCCTTGGCGAGGTTGGGGTCGCCGCTGTGCATTGGGGGCGCGGCCTTGCTCATAGCCTCTGCTGCTGTGTTCAAAAAACAAAAGAGCAACCCAGATAATCCGCGCTAAGGAGATAGATACGTGTTGCCCTTGGGGGGCTGATCGACCTGGACATGACCAGTCTTAACATGCTGCTTGACTGGTCGCCGGATGGTCTGCTCCGACTTGCTAACCTGTTGGGCTGCTTGCTTTATGCCAAAAAAACGCCGGTGTTTTCCATTGAGGTCGTGACTAGTCAGAAACCACGCTAACGCCTCTTTAACTACTGCCGCACTAGTCATTGACTCATCACTGACTGGTCAGTGATGAGTCAATGACTAGTGCGGCATGGCGTCGGCTATGAGCAGTAACGCGGGCCCTTGTTCCTCGGGCCGGTCAATGAGCTGCGCGGTGCGGGTCGCCCCTGTCACGTCGCCCAAGCGGAGCTACGCCTTCACGAGGTCGGACAGGTAGTAGGACCGTGGCTGTTGCAGAACCCAAGTCGGCCGCGCCAAGTGAAGGCTCGATAAGCCTGCCAGTGCTGCAAAAAGGCGCAAACGGGTCTTTTACCCGCGCATCATTGCTTGCCTACCTTGTTTCGAAACCAATTAGGGCGTTCTGCAACGGCCACGGTCGTGGCTGTTGCAGAACTCGATTCGTAGAGAGAAGATGCAAGGCAAAAAGCTGTTTCTCGACAAAGAGGTTGTTCGCTTTCGGCTCAGTGAGCGGGTGCGACCCCACAATCTGTACCGGCGCCTGGCCGAGCTGATCGACTGGTCATTTCTCTACGAAGAGACCCGGGCGGTCTACAGCCACACGGGCCAGCCCTCGCTCGACCCGGTCGTGTTCTTCAAGCTCGTGCTCGTAGGTCGGTTGGAAAACCTGGTCAGCGACCGCCGCCTGGTCGAGCATTGCGCCCTGCGGCTCGATATTCTCTTGTTTTTAGGCTACGAGGTGGACGAAGAGCTGCCCTGGCACTCGACCATCAGCCGGACCCGCCAGCTGTTTCCAGCCGCGGTGTTTGAGCGTCTGTTTGACCACGTCTTTGCCCAGTGCGTGGCCCGGGGATTGGTCGCCGGTGACACCCAGGCTGTCGACTCGGCTCCTGTTAAGGCGAATGCGTCGCTCGAAGCCGTCTTGGAGAAACAGGCCGCCGGGCCGAGCGGCCCCCACCTGGGCGGCCGCGAGCAGACGCCCGCCGCGGGCTCGGTGCTGTCGGCTCCGGCGCATCAGCTGCGCCAGCTGGCCACAGGCCAGCGCCGGCGGCAGGGCGCGCAGACTGGGGCGCTGGGCGCGCGGCACGAACAGGCGCGCCTGCTGAGCAACAAGACGCACTACTCGCCCACCGACCCCGATGCGCGCATCTCCGTCAAACCCGGCAAGGCCCGGGCCTTAAACTACCTCTGCAGCCTTGCCGTCGACACCGCCTATGGCGTCATCAGCCACGTGCAAGCCGACTTGGCTGACCAGCGCGACAGCCTGCACTTGCCGCGCCTGCTCACGGGCCTGCAGCAGCGCTTGCGCGCCAACGAGCTACCTCTGCACGACTTGCTGGCCGATGCTGGCTACGCGAACGGACCGAATTATGCCCGGCTCGAAGCCGACCACATCACCGCCTGGATCCCCGTCTTCGGCCAGTACAAGCCGGCCCTCGAGGGCTTTACCTACGACCCGACAACCGACGCTTTTACTTGCGCCGAAGGCAAGACGCTGCCGTTTCAGAAATACGACACAAATCAGGACGGGGCCTGGCACAAAATCTACTGGGCTGTATGCCGCGACTGCCAGCAGTGCCTGCGCAAGC
Proteins encoded in this region:
- a CDS encoding IS1182 family transposase; this encodes MQGKKLFLDKEVVRFRLSERVRPHNLYRRLAELIDWSFLYEETRAVYSHTGQPSLDPVVFFKLVLVGRLENLVSDRRLVEHCALRLDILLFLGYEVDEELPWHSTISRTRQLFPAAVFERLFDHVFAQCVARGLVAGDTQAVDSAPVKANASLEAVLEKQAAGPSGPHLGGREQTPAAGSVLSAPAHQLRQLATGQRRRQGAQTGALGARHEQARLLSNKTHYSPTDPDARISVKPGKARALNYLCSLAVDTAYGVISHVQADLADQRDSLHLPRLLTGLQQRLRANELPLHDLLADAGYANGPNYARLEADHITAWIPVFGQYKPALEGFTYDPTTDAFTCAEGKTLPFQKYDTNQDGAWHKIYWAVCRDCQQCLRKPLCAPRAKRKQINRTIYDAAYRRAWQRQQTPRGQRMRRVRQGTVEPVFGNLLPHYGLRRMNVRGLAGAHKTMLVTAVAYNLKKLLKHRPQQQLSLAVALPQPRRAATKRAVRLSRSTGAQTLVIAQPRSRNGIA